The genomic DNA CAAAGGACAACAAAGAGTTGTACGGTTTTTGGGAATTGAAATTTTATAATCAAGAAAAAGAGATTTTACAGCGATTGTTTAAATCATGGTCTGTAACTAAAGATGATTTATTTTCAGCAATATGTGATTGGCATTTTAATCAAAAATTTATAGAAAAAAATGGTAATAAAAACGATAAAAATTTAAAAAGAATTGACTTAAAAAGTTATCCTGTCGAATTTGCAATTATCACAGATGTGGTCACAGATATGGGATTTAAAGTAGAAGATATTGATTTTTATCTACGGAACGATTTGCGATGCATTTTTGAAGGCGCTCGAATAGAAAATTTAATCGAACTTACAATTTGCAAAATGTCGAAAGAGACGAGTAAAAAAATTTTTAAATATGTTATTTTCCATGAGTTTGTTCACATTTTGTATAAAGATCTCGAAACTCTTTCCTTTTTGTGTTCCTTAGCTTCTGTAAAAGGAAAATCACTCAAAGATCTCAATGGGCAAGATCCGATAGTTAATGAACTTAGGAAAAACCAAGAAATGCGAGCATATATTTTAGCTGCTATTAAATATAGCTTTTTATATACCCATTTATATCTTAATAGAGAAGAACTTCAAGGTGAGTGTTATCCTAAAAATGAAGAAGTACAAAAGGAATTAGCTTATGTGGAAAGCATGAGTCCAGATTTTGGATTAGTTAAAAAAGGATTGTTAGCGGTGGCGACATTCTTAGATTTTAATATTTAGGGAATTATTTTAGAGTTTAAATCACTTCCAAACCGTTGCCAAATCGAAGGTAAACTGCAATCTTTTCTATTTGCATTCTTTTTAAAGGTTGCTATTAATTTTTATTAGAGTTTTTGGCTATTTTAAGGGGCTTTATTTTCAGTTGTGAAATAGCTAAAAAGGCTTCAATACCCACTTGAAAATTGTTTCTTTTTCATGAAAGCTAAAGTTAAGTTTATTATTAATATTCGTGGGGATTTCTAATGACTAAGATTTTCAAACTTTTTGTCGTTTTACCTCTTTTTTATTTTTCTTTCATCTTTTCCCAAGATGCAACAGATTTGCAGCAAACTGCTGCTTCTAAAGAATCATCGAAATCAGAATTATCTTATATTCCTGGTACGGATGCTTTTAGCGATTTAATTAAAGAAAATTTGGGACAAAAAATTGCACCTAAAAATTCTATAATTTTAAAAAATGGTAAAGCAAAAGATAACAAAGAATTATATGATTTTTGGGAATTGAAATTTTATAACCAGGAAAAAGAGATTTTGCAGCGATTGTTTAAATCATGGAGTGTTACAAAAGAAGAGCTAATGAAAGCGATCGAATATTGGCATAGTTTTCAAAAACCTTATGATAAAGATATTAACAAAAGGAATAAGAATATAAAAAAGATCGAGCTTAAAGATTATCCAACCGAAGGCGCATTTATCAAAGATGCTGCTATTGCGATGGGGTTTAAGGTAGAAGATATTAATTTTTATCTACAAAATGAGTTGAAGGATACTTTTGCTGGTTTTCACATAGAAGATCTAAAAGAGATGGTAATTTGCAAGCAAAAAAAAGGATCAAGTTATAAAATTTTTAAATATATTATTTTTCATGAGTTTTCTCATATTTTGTATAAAGATTTTGAAACAAATTCTTTCTTATGTTCTTTAGCTCTTGTAAAAGGTAAGCCTATTGTATTTAACCAAGATGAGATAGTGATTGAATTAAGAAAAAATCAAGAGATGAGGGCGTATATTTTGGCGGCCATTAAGTATAGTTTTTTATGTGCGCATTTATATTTTAATAGAATAGAACCGCAAGATAATAACCATCCTAAAGACAAAGATGTTAAAGCAGAGTTAGCTTCTGTGGAGAGTATGAGTCCGGATATTGGCTTAATTAAAAAAGGGTTGCTTGCTATAGCAACCGCTATAGATTTAAATATTTAATATTTTAAGCGCTGCGTCTATTCTATTTTTAATCTCATCCCATTCTAAAATGTTTAGTAAGTCATGCATGCCTAAGCCATGGAATTTCCCTGTAAGCATATAACGTACGCTTCCAAAAATTTCTTTTATTTTTAAATTTTGCTCAGTTGCGTGATGTTTTAATTGTTCGATTAAAAAGTCTATTTTGTCAGTTTTGCTTAACGATAAAATGATTACTTCAAAAACTGATTTTAATTTTTCTTGTCCTAAGAAATTTTCGAGCTCTTCTTTAGATACCTTTGGCTGTTCAAAGTAAAAGGATAAAAAGTTAGCTATTTCTTTGAGTGTTTGTGCGTCGTTTTTTACTTTGTTTACAAGATAGAGAAGTTTGTCATCGCTCAAAGCGTTACTTTCAGGAAATTGTAGATTAATAAATGGTTTTGCGTAAGAAAATAGAAGATTTTCATCAAGCAGATTTATCCATTTGTGGTTGTACCATTTTAACTTTTCTACATTGTATTTGATTGCGCCTGATGCATGAATATGTTCAAAATTATAATTTGAAACAAGTTCATCAAGGCTTTGCACTTCAGGATTTAGCGAGGTGCCAATTGCGGCTAGATAATTGAGAATTGTTTGAGGTAAAAAACCTTCTTTTATTAAATCGTCAAGAGATGAACCAAAATCACGTTTGGATAAAATTTTACCTTCTTCATTGCAGATCATTGGTAAGTGCCAAAAAATTGGCATAGATGTGGCAAAAGCTTCGTAAATAGCTGCTTGCATAGCTGTGTTGGATAAATGATCATCGCCTCGAATCACATGTGAAACTTTCATAAGCCAATCATCAACGGCATTTGTGAAAAGAAATGTAAAGCTTCCGTCGGATCTAGTGATGGCAAAATCGGTAAAGTTTTTGAGTTCGAATTTCATTATTCCGCGGTCGAGCGTGTTTATTTCTGTTATGGCATCATGGTTTATAGCTAAACGCCAAACAAAAGGCTTTTTTTCTTGTAGTTTTTGTTTGATCATGTCATCAGAAAGGTGCAAGCAAGTGCGGTCGTATCTTGGAGGTTCACCTTTTGATTGTTGTATTTTTTTCTTAGTCTCTAGTTCTTCTGGGGTGCAAAAACATCGGTAAATTTTTTGATTTTGTATTAATTCATCTAGTTTTTCCTGGTAAATATGAGTTCTTTCTGATTGTAAATATGGTCCGTAAGATCCTCCAACGATAGGGCCTTCGTCGTAAGTTAAATTTAAGAAGTTCAAATTCTCGATTATTCCAGAGTTCATGTTGCGCTCGGTATCCGTGTCTTCGATTCTTAAAATGAAGCTTCCGTTTTTTTGTTTTGCAAATAGATAATTAAATAGGGCAATTCTTACACTTCCAAGGTGCATTTTTCCCGTTGGGGATGGGGCAAATCTTACTCGAACTTTTTTCATTTGGGACCCTTTTTTTAGATTTTTAAGGTTTTTTTAAATTTTTTTATTTATAGCATTATAGAATGAAATAAAAAATTCATAAAAACAATTATTGGTATTACACTACTAAAATGCAACTAAATTCTGCAAAAAATTGAAAACTAATAGTGCAAAGTTGTAAATATAAAAATAGATAAAATTTCAAAATAGTAATAATAACTTATAACTTGGATGGAGTTAGAATTATGAAAAATGAGCTAAAATTTAAAACTTTATTAGAAACGATTGGTAATACACCGATAATTAAGTTGGATTTTGGAACAAACCCAACTCTTCTTGCAAAGCTTGAATATTTGAATCCAGGTGGAAGTATAAAAGATCGATCTGCGCTTTACATGATTGAAGATGCAGAAAAAAGAGGTCTTTTAAAACCGGGTGGAACAATCATCGAAGCATCTTCTGGAAACCAGGGAATTGCACTTGCTATGATTGGTGTCATAAAAGGTTATAAAGTTATTATCACTGTTCCTGATCGAACAAGTATCGAAAAAATAAATACATTAAAAGCTTATGGCGCCGATGTTCGTATTTGCGAAAATACAGATACTTTAGAAGATCCTAGAAGTTATCATTCAATGGCTGATACGCTACATGAAGAAATTGAAGGTTCTTTTATGCCAAACCAGTATTTCAACAAAAAAAATGTAGAAGCACATTATTTAACAACTGGTCCTGAAATCTGGAAACAAACTGAAGGTAAAATTACACATTTATTTGCTGCAATGGGAAGCTGTGGAACTATTTCAGGTGCTGCAAAATATCTCAAAGAGCAAAATCCAAATATTAAAGTAATCGGAATAGATGCTGAAAATTCAAAACTTTCAAATCCAAATCCAAAAGCTTACATATCAGAAGGTATCGGTGTTGATGTTATAAGTGATACGCTTAACCGTGCTGTAATTGATCAAATTTTGACAGTTAATGATGATGAAGTTTTTGCAATGACACGTAAACTTGCTGCAAAAGGATTTTTAGTTGGTCTTAGTTGTGGCGCTGTTATGCATATAGCTTTGGATTATTGCAAAAAATTAAGCGACAAAGATATTGCAGTTGTGTTATTTGCAGATTCAGGAAGAGCCTATTTAAGTAAAGTATTTAACTTTTAATAGTTGTTAAAATGAATTTTTTTAAATATCAATCTCTTGGAAACGATTTTATCTTGCTTGACTGGATGTTGGAAAATCAGAATTTTGTAGATCAAAAATTGTCCGATTCAAATTGGTCAAACTTTGTCCGCTCTTCTTGTGATAGACATTTTGGAATCGGTGCAGATGGGATTTTGATTTTAGTTAACGGTGCGATACCAAAAGCTCTGATTTACAATTCGGATGGTTCAAACGGAGAAGTTTGTTTTAACGGTATTCGCTGCGTTGCAAGTCATCTTTTTACGCAGCACAAATTTCCCAAAGAGTTTGATGTTTTGATGGGGAAGAAAAAAATTCATTGTAAAATAGATTCTTTAAAAGATAATGTTGCTCAAGTAATTACAAATGTAGGTAAAGCTATATCGATCGAAGAAAAAACAATAAAAATCGATGAGGAAATTTTCAATGGATATTCTGTAAATGTTGGAAATCCTCATTTTATTGTTTTTAAAACAGTTTCGCTTGATTGGCTGCAAAAGAATGGTTCAAAAATAGAAACAGATCCAAATTTTCCAAATAAAACAAATGTCGAATTTGTTTGGCCGCAAAATGTGGCGGAAAATTTTTATAATATGATAGTTTTTGAACGAGGATGTGGAATCACTTTGGCATGTAGTTCTGGAGCTGCCGCTTTTGTATCGCTTTTACATTATAAAAAAGATATCGAAATTGAAAATGTAGTAAAAATAAAAATGCCAGGAGGTTTTATTTCCTCCTGGCTTACCGCAGACTTTGATGTATTTCAATCGTCGTCTGCAGCTATGGTGTTTAAAGGAATAGTTTCTTAACTATTTTTTACTCTTGAACGCCTTCTTCTACCATTCCTGTTGATTCAAGATGTCCTTCTCTTTCTTCACTACTTTCTTTTTGTGAAGGTTCAGGTTTAATCATTGAACCTTTATGTTGACGTTCTCGTTCTTTTTCATGTTGTCTATGCACTACCCCATGTTTTCTTGCTGTTTGGGTGTCTTTTTCTTCTTTCATTTTTTTATGTTTTTTCTTCATAGGGCAAGAACAAGTTCCATCCTTCTTAGGACAATTACATGTTTTATCCCCAGACATTGGGCAATATCCATTAGTAGCAGGACATTTTTCTGTCTTATCCTTGTGCGTGTAAGCAATAGCACTAGATGAGATAAGAGATAAACATAAACCTGAGGCTAAAAGCGTTTTCTTAAAACCGTTCATAAAGACTCCTTTTTATTAAAAACAGGGTTTCATTACTACACTAAACCCTTATGAACTAAGCTTAAAAAAACGGGTTACAGATTGTCAATTTAAAAAAATAATTATCCTGTTAAAATTGGGTTTTTTTGAATTTTTGATAAAAATATTGATAAAAAACGAATGCAATTAGTAAATTTATAAAAGGGGTAGTAAATAAAAAGAGAGTAGTAATGAAGGCAAAATTATGAAAAAACTGATTTTTTTGCTGTTTTATTTGTTTTTTGTAGTTTTATCTAATAATTCAATTTTTCCAAAAGCAAAAATTGTAAAATCGACAGAAAATAAAACAAATACATCATATAGTATAGAAAGCAATCAAGATTTTTATGATTCGATAAAATATGATCTTGTTGCTGTATATATTTATGATGGATCTACAAAAAATAAAGATTTATTAGCACAACAAGATGAATCATTTAAAATGGCAGCGGCAAAGGAGCCTTTGGTTTTATTTACCAAAGTTAATATTGAGAAAAAAGATTTAAAATCTGTGATAGATAATTTGGGAATTAAAGGTTATCCAGCGATAGCGCTTTTCTCGTCTGGTAAGATGGTGGCACTTGCTAGAGATATTAGACCTGAGCAAATGACATCTGAAAATATTAGAACGTTTATCTTAGACAGCTTTGGGCAAAGCATAATAGAAAAAATGAAATATATTTCGCAAACTCAGCAACAAGCACAAGAGCAGCAGGTGGAAGTGGAAAGCGAATCGTCAGACTCTGAGCCAAGAGTAGGAATATATTTTGGAGTTGGAAGTTATCCAGGATGGTATGGGTATCCATATGGCTACTATCCTTATGGTAGTTATTGGTATGGAGATTCGCATAGGCATCATAGGGATAGGGGCCATTCTCGCGGTTCTCATAGCGGCAGGCATAGAAGATAATTTTAAAAAACTAGCAGATAAATTTAAAAAAATATTGTAGACTACATTTTCTAAAAGCAAAATTAAAAAACTTTATTTTAGGAATTAATAAAATGTCTTCTAGTCTTCTATTATCATTTGAACTTATTTATTTAATAGACTGGCTTTTAAATAATGAAAGAACAAAGGTTAAGTTGCTTATTAAAAATGCTGTTGATAAAGGGCTTGGAAATGAGCTACGTGGAATGGATCCTAAAATAGCAGCAATTAGAAATGATGAGTTGCAACTTTCTTTTTTAGATTTTTTAGATTTTTTGGAAGATACGCTTAATGAAACGCTAAAAACAGATTTGCAAAAAAATTTAAATTTAAAAGAAAATATATCTTCAGAACTTAAAAAGTTGAATATTTCTAATGTAGATTCAAAAACTTTGTGGGTTAGTATTAATCAAGCGGAATTAGAAGTTCTTAAAAAATTAAATAAAGGTTTAGAAGATAAAGTAGATTCTAAAGAAATTTTGTTAGAAAAGATTCTCAAAAATTGGCATCCGACTAAAGATCAGATTAACTAAAATCCAAATCCCATTTTCTCTAAATTTTCTAAAAGCTCAAACATTGGAAGTCCGACAGCAGAGCTGTAAGATCCTCTGATTGATTTTAGAAAGCATTGCCCAACTCCTTCAACGATGGCAGCGCCACAACCTTTGAGAGCAAGCGGTTCTGTTGTTAAGTAAAAATCTTCCCATTTTTTAGGGACAAAATATTCAGCGGTAGTTGAACTGTGAAAAATGATTCTTTTTTTTGTATTCCAAATATTTTCGTTAAATTCTTTTTTGTCTAAACAGCATGCGGTAACAATTTCTATTTCTTCTTCACGTTCGATTTGAAGCATTCTCTTTGCGTCGTTAATATCTTTTGGTTTTGAAAGGATTTGATTTGTTTTGCAGCTTTTGATTAAAGTGTCTGCAGTTAAAACAAATATTTCTTTATGGGTGGATAAATTATCAGGGATAATCAGATGCCGCATTTTTTCTTTTGCGATTTCACTTACATAATTTTCAAATTCTTCTGGATTTGCATGCGGTACGCACTCATCGCTATCATGCTTTAAAATTGTATAATTTATTTTTGCATTTTTTAGAAGAAGCTGTCTTGAAAAAGATTGTGATCCTAAATATAAAATATCTTTACTCATTT from Candidatus Dependentiae bacterium includes the following:
- a CDS encoding glutamate--tRNA ligase produces the protein MKKVRVRFAPSPTGKMHLGSVRIALFNYLFAKQKNGSFILRIEDTDTERNMNSGIIENLNFLNLTYDEGPIVGGSYGPYLQSERTHIYQEKLDELIQNQKIYRCFCTPEELETKKKIQQSKGEPPRYDRTCLHLSDDMIKQKLQEKKPFVWRLAINHDAITEINTLDRGIMKFELKNFTDFAITRSDGSFTFLFTNAVDDWLMKVSHVIRGDDHLSNTAMQAAIYEAFATSMPIFWHLPMICNEEGKILSKRDFGSSLDDLIKEGFLPQTILNYLAAIGTSLNPEVQSLDELVSNYNFEHIHASGAIKYNVEKLKWYNHKWINLLDENLLFSYAKPFINLQFPESNALSDDKLLYLVNKVKNDAQTLKEIANFLSFYFEQPKVSKEELENFLGQEKLKSVFEVIILSLSKTDKIDFLIEQLKHHATEQNLKIKEIFGSVRYMLTGKFHGLGMHDLLNILEWDEIKNRIDAALKILNI
- a CDS encoding cystathionine beta-synthase, with protein sequence MKNELKFKTLLETIGNTPIIKLDFGTNPTLLAKLEYLNPGGSIKDRSALYMIEDAEKRGLLKPGGTIIEASSGNQGIALAMIGVIKGYKVIITVPDRTSIEKINTLKAYGADVRICENTDTLEDPRSYHSMADTLHEEIEGSFMPNQYFNKKNVEAHYLTTGPEIWKQTEGKITHLFAAMGSCGTISGAAKYLKEQNPNIKVIGIDAENSKLSNPNPKAYISEGIGVDVISDTLNRAVIDQILTVNDDEVFAMTRKLAAKGFLVGLSCGAVMHIALDYCKKLSDKDIAVVLFADSGRAYLSKVFNF
- the dapF gene encoding diaminopimelate epimerase, producing the protein MNFFKYQSLGNDFILLDWMLENQNFVDQKLSDSNWSNFVRSSCDRHFGIGADGILILVNGAIPKALIYNSDGSNGEVCFNGIRCVASHLFTQHKFPKEFDVLMGKKKIHCKIDSLKDNVAQVITNVGKAISIEEKTIKIDEEIFNGYSVNVGNPHFIVFKTVSLDWLQKNGSKIETDPNFPNKTNVEFVWPQNVAENFYNMIVFERGCGITLACSSGAAAFVSLLHYKKDIEIENVVKIKMPGGFISSWLTADFDVFQSSSAAMVFKGIVS